The following coding sequences lie in one Caproicibacterium argilliputei genomic window:
- a CDS encoding PTS lactose/cellobiose transporter subunit IIA, whose protein sequence is MEIETMTMQLIVNSGDARSRAMEAIALAKKGEIGAAREKLEESRKFLTQAHQFQTDLIQEEADGNIKSVSLLTAHSQDHLMNAITVSDMAGEFVDLYEMIFHKKGAD, encoded by the coding sequence ATGGAAATCGAAACAATGACCATGCAGCTGATTGTCAACAGCGGCGATGCGAGAAGCAGAGCAATGGAGGCGATTGCCCTTGCCAAAAAAGGAGAAATCGGCGCTGCCAGAGAAAAGCTGGAGGAAAGTAGAAAGTTCCTTACGCAGGCGCACCAATTTCAGACAGACCTGATTCAGGAGGAGGCGGATGGAAACATCAAAAGCGTTTCGCTGCTTACAGCACATTCACAGGATCATTTGATGAACGCCATTACGGTTTCAGATATGGCGGGGGAGTTTGTAGACCTTTACGAAATGATTTTTCATAAAAAAGGAGCGGATTGA
- a CDS encoding PTS sugar transporter subunit IIB: MTKITLVCNAGMSTSLLVSKMNLAAVKSGANVKIRAIAENEFDKYADDTDILLLGPQVGYTLKKMQAKYGAKGIKMAVISSMDYGMMNGEKVLQAALKM, encoded by the coding sequence ATGACAAAAATTACACTGGTTTGCAACGCGGGTATGTCCACCAGCCTTTTGGTGAGCAAAATGAATCTGGCAGCGGTAAAGTCCGGCGCGAATGTGAAAATCCGTGCCATCGCGGAAAATGAATTTGACAAGTACGCAGATGACACGGACATTCTGCTGCTGGGCCCGCAGGTGGGCTACACGCTCAAAAAAATGCAGGCAAAGTACGGCGCAAAGGGCATTAAGATGGCGGTTATCAGCAGTATGGACTATGGCATGATGAATGGAGAAAAGGTGCTGCAAGCCGCGCTGAAGATGTAG
- a CDS encoding PTS sugar transporter subunit IIC, whose amino-acid sequence MKMNEQTQEKIQNIAAAFAGNKYIQAISRAMMFIITPIIIGSIFTLLANLPIQAYTDFLSQHGITPILNLPATFTTNIMAVLAVFFIAYFLAKQFDKDGTMAGMLALISFFIITPLGEQTTKDGTVNYIPFDWLGAKGLFAAMLVGLLTARLYVWFMDKGFTIKMPDSVPPAVSTSFAGLVPGFAVSIIALLVAAVFKATPYGSLDQLIYTCIQIPLQGLSGTFGAFILVNLIIGILWFFGIHGTNIVLLGVMYPLYLALDMQNLNAYQAGQALPNILGYQFFVCYVIFSGTGATIGLVLLMAFKAKSKQYRTLGRLALPTSIFNINEPVTFGTPIVLNPYMLIPYLLAPIMTGSIAYAATAIGLVPRLNGVQIPWSTPIIASGIIEGSWRIAVLQVVLVAVSLAVYYIPFKFIDKKAYEQEHADENVQNAQEAEA is encoded by the coding sequence ATGAAAATGAATGAACAGACACAGGAAAAGATTCAAAACATAGCGGCTGCATTTGCAGGGAACAAGTACATTCAGGCAATTTCCAGAGCGATGATGTTCATCATCACACCCATCATCATCGGTTCCATTTTTACACTGCTCGCGAACCTGCCCATTCAGGCGTACACGGACTTTTTGAGTCAACACGGCATTACACCGATTTTAAATCTGCCGGCGACGTTTACAACCAACATTATGGCAGTGCTTGCCGTTTTTTTCATCGCCTACTTTTTGGCGAAGCAGTTTGACAAAGACGGCACCATGGCGGGTATGCTTGCCTTAATCAGCTTTTTCATCATTACACCGCTTGGCGAACAGACCACAAAGGACGGCACGGTGAATTATATTCCGTTTGACTGGCTTGGCGCGAAGGGACTGTTTGCCGCCATGCTGGTCGGGCTTTTGACTGCACGGCTGTACGTCTGGTTTATGGACAAAGGCTTTACGATTAAAATGCCAGACAGTGTGCCGCCGGCTGTATCGACTTCTTTTGCCGGTCTGGTTCCCGGTTTTGCGGTTTCTATTATCGCGCTGCTGGTGGCGGCTGTTTTCAAAGCCACACCTTACGGCAGCCTGGATCAGCTGATTTACACCTGCATCCAAATTCCGCTGCAGGGGCTGTCCGGTACGTTCGGCGCATTTATCTTAGTGAATCTAATTATCGGCATTTTGTGGTTTTTCGGCATTCACGGAACCAATATCGTGCTGCTGGGTGTCATGTATCCGCTGTATTTGGCGCTGGATATGCAAAACCTGAATGCCTACCAGGCAGGGCAGGCGTTGCCGAATATCCTTGGGTACCAGTTCTTTGTCTGCTATGTCATTTTCTCAGGAACCGGCGCGACCATTGGCCTTGTGCTGCTGATGGCGTTTAAGGCGAAGAGCAAGCAGTACCGGACGCTGGGGCGGCTTGCCCTGCCTACCAGCATTTTTAATATCAACGAACCAGTTACTTTTGGAACGCCGATTGTCTTAAACCCGTATATGTTGATTCCATATCTGCTGGCGCCGATTATGACCGGCTCCATTGCTTATGCGGCAACCGCTATCGGGCTGGTACCGCGGCTCAATGGGGTGCAGATTCCGTGGTCCACGCCGATTATTGCCTCCGGCATCATTGAGGGCAGCTGGCGCATCGCGGTACTGCAGGTCGTTTTGGTTGCAGTTTCTCTGGCGGTCTATTACATTCCCTTTAAGTTTATTGATAAAAAAGCCTATGAACAGGAGCACGCAGATGAAAACGTGCAGAATGCCCAGGAAGCAGAGGCCTGA
- a CDS encoding 6-phospho-beta-glucosidase: protein MQGVKIVTIGGGSSYTPELIEGFIKRKDTLPVREIWLVDIPEGKEKLEIVGALAKRMVKAAKLDCQVHLTLDRREALAGADFVTTQFRVGLLDARIRDERIPLSHGLIGQETNGAGGLFKAFRTIPVILDIIKDMRALCPDAWLVNFTNPSGMVTEAAIRYGQWEKTVGLCNVPVISQKKCYEILGLNEEKQELFFQFAGLDHFHWHRVWNKAGKEITRDLINQVYSPENAGKYQIVKNIKEIPYNFEQIQDLGLLPCSYHHYYYLTADMLEDQLEEYKDHKTRGEQVKAIEKELFELYKNPQMDKKPEQLTQRGGTYYSEAACELIESIYSDKRNLMVVSTRNNGTISDLPYDCIVEVSSLITSHGPEPLNWGSFAPNVRGPLQLQKAMEECTIEAAVTGDYGKALQAFTMNPLITSGRIAAQLLDEMLLANREYLPQFQSKIAELE from the coding sequence ATGCAGGGAGTTAAAATTGTTACAATTGGCGGCGGCAGCAGTTACACGCCGGAACTGATTGAGGGATTTATCAAGCGCAAAGATACGCTGCCGGTTCGGGAAATCTGGCTGGTGGATATTCCGGAAGGCAAGGAAAAACTCGAAATTGTCGGTGCGCTTGCAAAACGCATGGTCAAAGCGGCAAAGCTGGACTGCCAAGTGCACCTGACGCTTGACCGCCGGGAGGCGCTTGCCGGGGCGGACTTTGTCACCACGCAGTTCCGCGTGGGGCTGCTGGACGCACGCATTCGCGATGAGCGCATTCCCCTGAGCCACGGGTTGATAGGGCAGGAAACCAATGGCGCAGGCGGTCTGTTTAAGGCGTTCCGCACCATTCCGGTGATTTTGGACATCATCAAGGATATGCGCGCGCTTTGCCCGGATGCATGGTTGGTCAACTTCACGAACCCATCCGGTATGGTTACGGAAGCAGCCATACGGTATGGTCAGTGGGAAAAAACCGTGGGGCTGTGCAATGTACCGGTCATTTCCCAGAAGAAGTGCTATGAGATACTGGGACTAAATGAGGAAAAGCAGGAGTTGTTCTTTCAGTTTGCCGGTTTGGATCACTTCCACTGGCACCGCGTTTGGAACAAAGCGGGCAAAGAAATTACCAGGGACCTGATCAATCAGGTTTACAGTCCGGAAAATGCCGGCAAGTATCAGATTGTAAAGAACATCAAGGAGATTCCCTATAACTTTGAGCAGATTCAAGACCTGGGGCTGCTGCCCTGTTCCTATCACCACTATTACTACCTGACGGCGGATATGCTGGAGGATCAACTGGAAGAATATAAAGACCATAAAACCAGAGGGGAGCAGGTCAAGGCAATCGAAAAAGAGCTGTTTGAACTTTACAAAAATCCACAGATGGACAAAAAGCCGGAGCAATTAACGCAGCGCGGCGGTACCTATTACAGCGAGGCTGCCTGTGAGCTGATTGAATCCATTTATAGTGACAAGCGCAATCTGATGGTAGTAAGCACCCGCAACAACGGTACCATCAGCGACCTGCCTTATGACTGCATTGTGGAAGTTTCCAGCCTCATTACCAGCCACGGGCCGGAGCCGCTGAATTGGGGCAGCTTCGCGCCAAATGTGCGCGGGCCGCTGCAGCTGCAGAAGGCAATGGAGGAATGCACGATTGAAGCAGCGGTCACCGGAGATTACGGCAAGGCGCTGCAGGCATTTACTATGAACCCATTGATTACAAGCGGCAGAATTGCAGCACAACTGCTGGACGAGATGCTGCTTGCAAACCGGGAATATTTGCCGCAGTTTCAAAGCAAAATCGCGGAATTGGAGTAA
- a CDS encoding glycoside hydrolase family 1 protein — protein sequence MENSTFPKNFLWGGATAANQIEGAWNTDGKGDSVDDHYTAGSAQAPRRVTPILEQDAVYPNHRGIDFYHRYREDIALFAEMGFKVYRMSIAWSRIFPHGDDETPNEAGLAFYDRVFEELRKYHIEPLVTISHYESPYALTEKYGGWKNRALIDLYVRYAETIFQRYQKQVKYWLTFNEINMLTNPFGAYIGGGMLPQPERDMRQDCFRALHNQMVASAKAVQVGHRISPDFRIGCMICFMAVYARTCNPADELLTQQFDQIHNMLAGDVQVRGAYPAYANRFFEENHIDVGMTAEDAQTLQKGRVDYYTFSYYMSNCIGADSGETASGNVMGGLKNPYLQTSAWGWQIDPQGLRWVLNRVYDRYQIPIMVVENGLGAEDRVEPDGSICDDYRIDYLKQHIEQMREAVKDGVDLRGYTTLGPIDLVSASTGEMKKRYGFIYVDLQDNGSGTLERRKKKSFDWYKQVIASNGEDLTVSL from the coding sequence ATGGAAAACAGTACATTCCCTAAAAACTTCCTCTGGGGCGGCGCAACCGCCGCCAACCAGATTGAGGGTGCATGGAATACGGACGGCAAAGGTGACAGTGTGGATGACCACTACACAGCGGGCAGCGCGCAGGCGCCCCGGCGTGTAACACCGATACTGGAACAGGACGCTGTTTACCCGAACCACCGCGGTATTGATTTTTATCACCGGTATCGGGAAGATATTGCGCTTTTCGCAGAGATGGGTTTTAAAGTTTACCGGATGTCGATTGCGTGGTCGCGTATTTTTCCGCATGGCGACGACGAAACCCCTAACGAAGCCGGGCTGGCGTTTTACGATCGTGTTTTTGAAGAACTGCGGAAATACCATATCGAACCACTGGTGACTATCTCACATTACGAGAGTCCCTATGCTTTGACGGAAAAGTACGGCGGTTGGAAAAACCGTGCACTGATTGATTTGTATGTCCGCTATGCAGAAACCATTTTTCAGCGCTATCAAAAGCAGGTCAAGTATTGGCTGACCTTTAACGAAATCAATATGCTGACCAACCCTTTTGGTGCGTACATCGGCGGTGGAATGCTGCCGCAGCCGGAGCGGGATATGCGGCAGGACTGCTTTCGCGCGCTGCACAATCAAATGGTGGCAAGCGCCAAGGCGGTGCAGGTGGGGCACCGCATCAGCCCGGACTTCCGTATCGGCTGTATGATCTGTTTCATGGCGGTTTATGCGCGCACCTGCAATCCAGCGGATGAACTTCTGACTCAGCAGTTCGACCAAATTCATAATATGCTGGCGGGTGATGTGCAGGTGCGCGGCGCGTACCCCGCGTATGCAAACCGCTTCTTTGAAGAGAACCACATTGATGTCGGCATGACGGCAGAGGACGCGCAAACGCTGCAAAAGGGCCGCGTGGATTATTACACATTCAGCTACTATATGTCGAACTGCATTGGCGCGGATTCCGGCGAAACCGCCTCCGGCAATGTGATGGGCGGTTTAAAGAATCCGTATCTGCAGACTTCTGCGTGGGGATGGCAGATTGACCCGCAGGGTCTGCGCTGGGTTTTAAATCGCGTGTATGACCGCTACCAGATTCCAATTATGGTGGTGGAAAACGGGCTTGGCGCGGAAGACCGCGTGGAACCGGATGGCAGCATTTGCGACGACTACCGGATTGATTACCTGAAACAGCATATCGAGCAAATGCGGGAAGCCGTTAAAGACGGGGTGGATCTGCGCGGCTACACAACGTTGGGACCGATTGACTTGGTCAGCGCGAGCACAGGCGAGATGAAAAAGCGGTACGGCTTTATTTATGTCGACCTGCAGGACAATGGCAGCGGCACACTGGAACGAAGAAAGAAAAAGAGTTTTGACTGGTACAAACAAGTCATTGCTTCTAATGGGGAAGACTTGACGGTGTCACTGTAA